The Maniola jurtina chromosome 13, ilManJurt1.1, whole genome shotgun sequence genomic interval TACATTCAGTTTACTATGAACAATGGAAGTAGAGTAAGCTCGAGTCGCGCATTTCTTCACCCAATTAAAAACCGCAAAAATTTTCATCTTGCAAAAAATGCAATGGTTACAAAAATTCTCATAGATCCTTGGAAGAAGAGAGCTTTCGGTGTACAATTAATGAAAGATGGAAAAAAGTACACAGTAAAAGCAAGACGGGAAGTGATTCTATCTGCAGGTGCTATCAATTCACCACAATTATTAATGTTAAGTGGAATCGGTCCTACGGAGcatttaacaaataaaaacatatcAACCTTCATTAATTTGCCAGTGGGTTATAATCTTCAAGATCACTGGGCACTCGGAGGACTCACATTTACAATAAACACAACAGACTCACTGAGAATTGAAAGCATCGCCACTTCAGATAATGTTATTGAGTATTTCTGTCACCATACTGGCCCTTTAGCAGCTCCAACTGGCACAGAAGCTATTGCCTTCATTGACACAAAGGACCTACAACATAACTCAGACGGCTATCCAGATTTAGAGTTACTATTTGTGGCCGGTTCCATTGTATCGCAGCCAGCATACAAACATGTTTTTGCCATTGATGAACATTTATATGACGTGGTTTACAAGCCAATTAATAACAGGCACACTTGGATGGTATTTCCAATGATATTACGTCCTAAGTCAAGAGGCCGAATAACTTTGAAAAACAATAATCCTTTTGAGAAACCATTGATATACGCAAACTATTTTACAGACGATGGGCATGAtgagaagataatattatatggcATCAGAAAAGTAATAGAATTATCAAAAACTAAGGCATTTCAAAAATATGGGAGCAAATTACATGATATACCAATACCGACATGTGCTCATTTAAAATTTGGTTCGGATTTGTATTGGAAATGCGCAATGAAAACAATTACAAATACAATCTACCACCATTGTTGCACTGCTAAAATGGGACCAAAAAGCGATTCAGAGGCCGTTGTAGATGCTCGTTTAAAAGTTCATGGAATCGCAGGACTTAGAGTAGTAGATGCCAGTGTAATGCCACATATACCAGCTGCTCATACGAATGCACCAACGATGATGATCGCTGAAAAAGCAGCTGACATGATTAAGGAAGACTGGGGAATCTCCATTTAGATTTAAGCAGATTTCTCAATTTTCAAATACACGAAAGAAGGAATACTGTTCCTTCCTCCAAGGTGATAGAATGACGAACTCGCACCGTATGGCGTAGCGTTGGCGGACCCACCAATAGGTGAACTCAATACagcaaacgagtcgcagggagccgtaggattcaggcggcgcaagactgtgatatatggaagttcctacaagagacttatgttCAGCTTTGGACGtatatcggttgacgatgatgatgattatgatgactGCTCTATCGTAACAACTTTTAACTCTTAATTTCATAGTTCATATTTTTGCAGcagaaataataacaattaaaaatttgaagttatGTGGACTTTTGGTTTGTGTATCGTAAAATTTATGGCAAAGGTACACTTTGAACTTGAAAACCCCAAGGTTGAACTGCATTTGgtttttcgataaataataaaagttttttgaataatttagttTGTGTTTAGACAATACCCGCGAATGGCGCGATTAAGACAattctcgcgacttcgttcgcgtggatttcagtgTTTTAAAATACCGTGAGATTTTCCTCCTTCCTTTCATTTTCCGGActaaaaaaataacctatgtccGTTTCTGGAATGCAAGCAATGTCTGTATCAAATAAATGAGGCCCGTGACATCGTCAGTGTGGCTTTAGATAtcttaaaatcccatggaaactctttgattttccgggataacaagtggCTCATATCTgtccccggaatgcaagctatctcagtacgatttcgtcaaaatctgtaCGTGAAAGGcaagcagagagacagacacacttcgcatttataatattagtacgggttattttaatcaattaacACTAACAGAGAcgtgttaattttaataaatttatgttaaaaaataaaggcaTCAAACGGAAAATCTGTGCaagattataatttattatttttagtttttcttaCTTATGCTACTTGACAAAGCTAGAAATTATTGCGATTGTGTAATAGTTCGTGATAATATCAGGAAATTCTATTAAGATCATTGTGTCAGAAAATAGTAATAGGTCtacctattaggtacatatttttaaaagtaactgaGTCTTTGGGGTTCCGCAcacaaagggtgccaacgggaccctattgttAAGATTTCgctgtccgcctgtccgtccgtctatctgtcggtAGGGTGTATCTCGGAACTAATAGGtgaagaattgaaaatttcacagaatgtgtatgtctattgccgctataacaacaaattataagaatttaaaaatgaccgccatgaaaaaaaaaatctaattagttcttttaaaattatattaaaattagttatttcttgtacgatggtacggtacccttcgtgtgcgagttcaactcgctcttgaccgatttttatattaactttttattatttaatacgaGTCCATGCATTTAAAACCCCGTGACACCAGATTCCTTCgatcacagaaagatttttttttctatgataGTAGATTCAGGCTTGATTAActgaaaattaatgaaaacGTGTTAATTTGTAAGATAAATACTTAATCTAAgctcataagtaggtaccctttaTCAGTTAATCAATTATGACCGTCTTGTCCCACAAGCGGCCAAAAGTCTCCCTTCGATGTCTCCGCAACACTCTATTCCATGCTTTATAGGGAGGGCCATCTACAGACCAattaaagctttaaaaaaattaaacaaattgtttttattCTTAAAACTTTAAGTATTTCTTTTGTACTCCTATGTATTGTGTGAAATAtttataaagtaggtaactTGTGCTGTGAATGGACTAACATGTTAAGTTATTTATGTTATGAAATAATAGAAGGATGTTGTTGACCCCATCACAACAGACATCTCCGCGGAAGTCGCCAGGCCGATCAGTATCAGGAGTTTTAGGACGGAAGTGTGATAATCACATTGCGGCAAACGCCTAATGTTTTAATTTGCTGATTAAAGATCCAAACGCACTTACGCTGCGTCGCGTGATGCGGCGCGGCAAATAGTTTATGAGTTTGCATATGGATCAAAACACACTTAAGCGACGTGACGCGGCGCGACAAATATAGCTAAGTAGTTTATTTATAGtatgagtttgtatggagcaaggcgCTGCCGCGTCACCAAGTGCAGCGCAAATGCGTTTGGACctttatggtatttttgctgaaactatgcatttcaattttcagccaagtgtgagtcattCAGAGGCGATTAAGCGATCAATAAAATTGAAGCTGTAAAATTTCTGTGATCATGACGCAGTGAAAAAAAGACTCAAATGTATAATTTGAAGTACTTAGATGTAAAATATTTGAAgttcgaattttttttttgactgatAGACTATCTGAGAAAGGATGTGAAAAAATCTTGGATCTGGGTtctttataaaatctaaataaatctaTGCAGAAATATTCCAATGCATAGATCGCATCTAAAAAGATTAAAACCGCTATGTATGTCTAATAGATTCCAATTTTTATCAGCGAAACGAATGCAGTTAGAGAGAAAATTCTTTTGTAACGCAAATTCATACACGAGTGTTACTCGTGTATTCATACTAAAGCGCAATGCATGGATGTGTGTGGTATCCACCAATCATTTTCAATGCTCCACATAAGTTAGCATTGGTGGAAACGGGTTCAACGAAGTTCTGTTTTTATGGACGTATGCGTGGATAGCTACGGATGGGAGCTACGGATGAGAACTACGGATGGGAGCTACCCGAGCTACGGATGCGCGAGTGGTGTAGCTGTGTCGCCGCGCCCCCGCTCTCTATACCGTAGATGCATCGCTTAGTTCGAGTCGCGCATCTACCTGCCTACCTAGCGGCGCGGGCGCATATTCGTAGCAAATCTTACCTGCTCCACTACACCGCTTAGCATGaatggaaacggtcacatagcCTAGCTTAGCTATAACCTCCTCacagcatagctgcatagcacatatacagggtgtaaacaGAACGCTAAAAAAATACTGGTGGTATAGTACTGAtggttactg includes:
- the LOC123871440 gene encoding glucose dehydrogenase [FAD, quinone]-like isoform X1; its protein translation is MRAGRCAWPRGKVVGGSSVLHSMMHTRGNRKDYDLWAANGNPGWNYDNILKYFKKSENMQIQELANDIKYHSTYGPMNIQEPNWRSPLSRAFLDAGIETGSKIVDYNGEKQIGYSYIQFTMNNGSRVSSSRAFLHPIKNRKNFHLAKNAMVTKILIDPWKKRAFGVQLMKDGKKYTVKARREVILSAGAINSPQLLMLSGIGPTEHLTNKNISTFINLPVGYNLQDHWALGGLTFTINTTDSLRIESIATSDNVIEYFCHHTGPLAAPTGTEAIAFIDTKDLQHNSDGYPDLELLFVAGSIVSQPAYKHVFAIDEHLYDVVYKPINNRHTWMVFPMILRPKSRGRITLKNNNPFEKPLIYANYFTDDGHDEKIILYGIRKVIELSKTKAFQKYGSKLHDIPIPTCAHLKFGSDLYWKCAMKTITNTIYHHCCTAKMGPKSDSEAVVDARLKVHGIAGLRVVDASVMPHIPAAHTNAPTMMIAEKAADMIKEDWGISI
- the LOC123871440 gene encoding glucose dehydrogenase [FAD, quinone]-like isoform X2 gives rise to the protein MQIQELANDIKYHSTYGPMNIQEPNWRSPLSRAFLDAGIETGSKIVDYNGEKQIGYSYIQFTMNNGSRVSSSRAFLHPIKNRKNFHLAKNAMVTKILIDPWKKRAFGVQLMKDGKKYTVKARREVILSAGAINSPQLLMLSGIGPTEHLTNKNISTFINLPVGYNLQDHWALGGLTFTINTTDSLRIESIATSDNVIEYFCHHTGPLAAPTGTEAIAFIDTKDLQHNSDGYPDLELLFVAGSIVSQPAYKHVFAIDEHLYDVVYKPINNRHTWMVFPMILRPKSRGRITLKNNNPFEKPLIYANYFTDDGHDEKIILYGIRKVIELSKTKAFQKYGSKLHDIPIPTCAHLKFGSDLYWKCAMKTITNTIYHHCCTAKMGPKSDSEAVVDARLKVHGIAGLRVVDASVMPHIPAAHTNAPTMMIAEKAADMIKEDWGISI